The nucleotide sequence GGCCCGTGCCATGTGCATGGCCCTTGCTTTCGGAGACGAACCTTCTTTCTCCCGAAAGGTCTGGCTCATGGCTTCATCGACGTCGCTGAAAGCTTGCATGGTCGCGGTGGTGTGGGGACTGGCGGGCTGCCATTCCGACGAGCAATCCCCCGCCGAGCGGGAGCCGCCTCCACCGGGGGCGCTCGTCGCCTCGGAGAAGGAGCGGGTGACGTCGCCCTCCGTCTCCGACACGGACTTCGCCGCGCTGGTCGCCGGTAACACCGACTTCGGCGTGGCGCTCTACCGACGGCTCGCCGAGCCTGGAGAGAACGCCGCCGTGTCTCCCCTCAGCCTCACACGGGCCTTCAGCCTGGTGTACGCCGGAGCACGCGGCGAAACCCAGGCGCAGATGGCACGGACGCTGGGCTTCACGCTGCCCGCGGAGCAGCTGCACCCGGCGCTCAATCGGCTGGACCTGGCGCTCCAGGAGCAGGTGGGGCAGGCCCATGGCGACAAGGGGCCTGCGCCGACGTTCCGCGCGGTGAATGTCCTCTGGGGACAGCAGGGCTATCGCTTCGAGCCCGCCTACCTGGACGTGCTCGCCGAGCACCACGGCGCGGGCTTGCGCTCGGTGGACTTCTCCGCGGACCCGGACGGCGTACGCCGCGCCATCAACGACTGGGTCTCCGGCGTGACGGCGGACCGCATCCAGGACCTGATTCCCGAGGGGGAGGTGCGCGCCGACACGCGACTGGTCCTGGCCAATGCCCTCTACTTCAAGGGGGCCTGGCGTACGCCGTTCCACGCCCAGGCCACGAGCCCGAGGACCTTCCATGGCCTGACGGGTGGCACGACGCAGGTCCCGATGATGCACACCTCGTGGTCGTTCCCCTTCGCGCGTGGAGAGGGCTATGACGCCATCGCGCTTCCCTATGTGGGCCGTGCCTTTCGCATGCTCGTCATCGTCCCCGACGCGGGTCGCTTCCAGGAGGTGGAGCAGCGCCTGTCCGCCGCGTTCCTGGACACCGTGCGAGCGAACCTGAGCGAGCGGCCGATGCTGCTGCGCTTTCCTCGCTTCGAGGTGAAGCAGTCGGCCGCCCTGGTGGAGGCGCTGCGCTCCCTGGGAATGGAGGATGCATTCTCCGGCCGCGCGGACCTGTCTGGCATCTCCCGCCAGGAGCAACTGATGCTCAGTGGCGCGCAACATCAGGCCTTCGTCGCCGTGGACGAGGCGGGCACCGAGGCCGCCGCCGCGACCGCCATCGAGAGCGTGCCCGTGTCGCTTCCTCCCGAAGTCCACGTGGACCGCCCGTTCGTGTTCGTCATCGAGGAGGTGGCGACGAAGAGTGTGCTCTTCCTGGGGCGGGTCGTGAGCCCCTGAGGCGACGAGGCGCACCGGCCCGACCCATCCGATGACACACGACGGGCTCCGGGATGA is from Myxococcus fulvus and encodes:
- a CDS encoding serpin family protein; translated protein: MASSTSLKACMVAVVWGLAGCHSDEQSPAEREPPPPGALVASEKERVTSPSVSDTDFAALVAGNTDFGVALYRRLAEPGENAAVSPLSLTRAFSLVYAGARGETQAQMARTLGFTLPAEQLHPALNRLDLALQEQVGQAHGDKGPAPTFRAVNVLWGQQGYRFEPAYLDVLAEHHGAGLRSVDFSADPDGVRRAINDWVSGVTADRIQDLIPEGEVRADTRLVLANALYFKGAWRTPFHAQATSPRTFHGLTGGTTQVPMMHTSWSFPFARGEGYDAIALPYVGRAFRMLVIVPDAGRFQEVEQRLSAAFLDTVRANLSERPMLLRFPRFEVKQSAALVEALRSLGMEDAFSGRADLSGISRQEQLMLSGAQHQAFVAVDEAGTEAAAATAIESVPVSLPPEVHVDRPFVFVIEEVATKSVLFLGRVVSP